From the Lactobacillus sp. PV034 genome, the window ACTATTCATTTTACTGATTACATCTTCAGAAAGTGGTGCAGCTTTTTTAATATTTTTTGGCACATCTAACTTAACATACTTACCAATTTTATTAATTACTTCTTTTTCTTTAATTTTTATTCCCTTATAAGTCATTTCAAACGTAATTATCAGTTCTTCGACGTGATAATTACGTCTATTAATACTTTCTTTCATTGTTAAATTTTTCAAGCTGGCATCTTTTAAAATTTCTTCATTCATACCTAAACCTTCAGAATTCTGTCCCGTCATTTCTAAGATAGCGCGGACAAAATCACGAAAATCATTCTTCTCTTGAGATGAAGTAGCCAAAGATAAAATGTATTTATCCTTAGTATTTGTCAATTTCATCTTTTGCTGAATTTTAGGTGAAGGATTAACGAACTTACTAGTGTTAGTAGCAAGATTATTTTTTAATGCATTAACATCGATAATCTTGCTTGCTGTTTTGGCCTTATACCATTGACCGCCAGTTAGTGCTAAATAAATATTCTTGTCATCAGTCCATTCTTTACTACTACCTTTTACTTCACCAGCACTATTGGTCGTGACCATTTCCATAATAAATGGTTGCCTGCGAAAAGCTCCTTGTAAATTGCTTTTCATCATACTATTATTTCCATCCGCTAATTCAATATTAAGCGTTAAATAACCATTTTCAATTGGATGCTTTTTCACCTTAGCAACAATAGCAGCAACGGTATTCTGATTTTTAGAAGTTTGATCGACTGATGAATTAGACGTTTGCTCAGAATGTGAGCCAGAAGACTTACTGCATGCACTTAACGGCAACAAAAATGCAATTAAGAGCAGCCATCCTATTCGTCGTATCTTCAATTTTTGCAACTCCTTAACTTAAATTTTCTCAATTTTATTATACCTAAAATTTCTCAACTTAAATTACTTATCAAAAAAGAGAGGTCCAATTCCTCTCTTAAATAATATCGTTGCTTTGGTTTTCTTTAGCCAATTTCCACCCAGATTCAAAATAATTTTTTCTCGTATTGCGCAAAGCATCATAATCACTCTGCAAACTGTCAATTG encodes:
- a CDS encoding DUF6612 family protein gives rise to the protein MKIRRIGWLLLIAFLLPLSACSKSSGSHSEQTSNSSVDQTSKNQNTVAAIVAKVKKHPIENGYLTLNIELADGNNSMMKSNLQGAFRRQPFIMEMVTTNSAGEVKGSSKEWTDDKNIYLALTGGQWYKAKTASKIIDVNALKNNLATNTSKFVNPSPKIQQKMKLTNTKDKYILSLATSSQEKNDFRDFVRAILEMTGQNSEGLGMNEEILKDASLKNLTMKESINRRNYHVEELIITFEMTYKGIKIKEKEVINKIGKYVKLDVPKNIKKAAPLSEDVISKMNSINNT